The following DNA comes from Chrysiogenia bacterium.
GGCGGGGACCGGGGTTTGATTCTCACCGAACAGATGTTCAGTATACGGGCCGCCGCGCCGGGCTTCAACCATCTGTCCCGGCAAGTGGCAGCACCAGCAGGAGCAGACAGCCGTGCCGAGAGACCCCGATACCACGTTCACCACCGAAGGCGAGTCGCGCTTCGGATTCGACGACATCACCGAGCGCTACGCCCTCAAAATGACCTCGCTTGCCCGCATGGGCGCGCCGGTCAACTGGGCGCTCTTCCAGAAGGAAGTGATGCCCCCGCATCTGCGGCTCAAGAAGGGGCTCGCTGCGATCGTCTACCGGCAGGAACTCGAAATCACCGACACGCCGCTGCAGATCCAGACGCCGCTGAAGGTGCTGGTCAAGTTGCAGCTCGGCAAAAACGGCGAGGGTGAGGACACCCGCATCATCGCGCGCAGCGACGTCGAGGTGCTTGGCACGCCCATGGGCGGCGGGGAACTTGTCTCCGCCGGGCGTATGATGATCGACCACGTCTTTACCCGCCTGACCGCGCCGCCACCCGAGCGACGGGTGCGTGCCTTCGATCCCGAAATGGATTTCAGCGCGCCCACCCCGGCCCGGGAGTTCGACTACCTGGCGCCCCAAGCCCTGCTCGATCCGCCCGCGGGTTATGAGCCGCTTGGCGAGGCGGTGTGTGATGGCGAGCCCCACGTCTGGCCCTACGGGAACACCGACCCCAACCTGCACATTCACATGATGGACTACGTGGGATTCGGCGCGACCTTCGCCACTGATCAGTTCGCCCGGCTTGGAAAACCCGCGACGGACTACTTCTTCAATCGTTGCAGCGTGGTTTATCGGCGCCCGTTCTTTACGGGCGATCCCTACCACCGCAGGGGACGCGCCTTCACACTTGACGGCGGCGCGCCCACGGATCTCGCCCTCTGCGGCGCCTACTACCGGACCGAGGGAGCGCCCCCGGAGGGAGAGAAACCGGCCGTCGCTTTCCGCTTTCTCACCGCGGCCAAGCCACACGGCGGCATAATCCCGGGCAAGTAACTTTCCCGGGGCGCCGCCGGGTGCCCGCTTCTTGGGCAACCGGGCGGCAGCCTGCCCGGGGCCTGCCCACAATCCGGGCATCCCTCCGTCCTCCGCTCACTTACATAAATAAGCCCCAACCGGGCCCCTACGTGCTGAATTTCGCATTCTGCGCAAAATGGCACGCGCGATGCACTGCATGGCGCCAACAACGGCGTGCGTGGTGCCACCGGATCGGGGATCCACACGCCAAATTCCAGGAGGCGATCGCCGAAATGAAGAAGATCGACGCGATTATCAAGCCCTTCAAGATCGACGAAGTGAAGAAGGCCCTTTCGGACCTCGGTGTGGTCGGCATGACCGTATCCGAGGTGAAGGGCTTCGGTCGACAGAAGGGCCACACCGAGCTCTATCGCGGAGCTGAATATGTGGTGGAGTTTCTTCCGAAGCTCCGGGTTGAAGTGGTTGTTCCCGATGAAAAGGCCAATCAGGTCATCGAGGCGCTTTCGAGCGTCGCGAAGACGGGCTCGGTCGGGGACGGAAAGATTTTTGTGTCGGATGTGAGCGATGTGGTTCGCATCCGTACCGGAGAACACGGCGAAGCCGCGCTGTAACAGTGCCGGGGAATCGACGTAGAGAGCAACAAAAAGCTTGTAAGGAGAGAATTCAAATGAGAGGCAAGATTTTTAAGGTACTCCCCCTCGCAGCCCTGGCGCTGTTCGTAATGGCGGGAATTTCGCGCGCCGAGGATGCACCCTCGGTTGCAGGCAACGCGGCGGCGATTGAGGGACTCCAGAATCACGCCAACTTCCTCTGGACGCTGATCGCGGCTGTGCTGGTGTTCCTGATGCAGGCCGGTTTCGCGATGGTCGAATCCGGAATGACGCGCGCGAAGAACGCGATCAACATCATGATGAAGAACCTGATGGACTTCTCCGTCGGTTCAATGGCGTTCTATGCAGTGGGCTTCGGCCTGATGTTCGGAACGACGAACGGCTTCTTCGGAACCACCGACTTCTTCATGTCGGGCCCTGGCCCCGAAGGAAACCCCGACTGGATGTGGGTTTTCTTCATGTTCCAGGTTGTGTTCGCCGCTACCGCAGCCACGATTGTCTCGGGCGCGATGGCCGAGCGCACCAAGTTCATTTCCTACATCGTCTACAGCTTCTTTATCTCGCTGATCATCTATCCGATCTTCGGCTCGTGGGCCTGGGGAAGCCTCTACAACGGTAGCGGCTGGCTCGAGGGCATGGGCTTTGTCGACTTCGCCGGTTCGACCGTTGTTCACTCGGTCGGCGGCTGGGCGGCACTGGCCGGCGCCATCGTGCTGGGCCCGCGCCTTGGCAAGTATGGAAAGAACGGCGAGATTCACCCGATTCCCGGCCACAACATGCCGCTGGCTACGCTGGGTGTGTTCCTGCTGTGGTTCGGTTGGTTCGGTTTCAACGCCGGTTCGACCACGACGGCTGACACCAGCATCGCGCTGATCGCGGTGAACACCTCCATGGCCGCCGCTGCGGGTTCCATCGCAGCCATGATCGTGGCCTGGGTGAAGACCGGAAAGGCTGAAATTTCCATGACGCTCAACGGCGCGCTTGCCGGCCTGGTCGGCATCACGGCGGGTTGCGCCAACGTCGCTCCCGGTGGCGCCATTGTCATCGGCCTGATCGCCGGCGTGCTGGTCTACTTCGCGGTCGTGACGATCGACAAGCTGAAGATCGACGACCCCGTCGGCGCGGTGAGCGTGCACGGCGTGTGCGGCGCCTGGGGAACCCTGGCTGCCGGCCTGCCGTTCTTCGACACCACGGGTGATGCCAGCGTGATGACGCAGCTCATCGGTATCGGTGCCGCCTTCGCGTGGACCTTTACCACGGCGTTCATCCTCTTCAAGGTGATCGACATGACCATCGGTCTGCGCGTCACCGCCGAAGAAGAGATCGAAGGCCTCGACTTCCTCGAACACGGCGGCCACGCCTATCCCGGCATCGCCGAAGGTTCGAGTGGTTACGGCTCGATCGGCGCCTCGGGTTCGATGGCGGCAAGCAGCGCCTCGGCCCCGGTGGGTGTCCCCGAGTCCGCCAGCTAAGCAGATATTCCTGGGCCTTCCTTAGAAGAGGGGGAAGGCCAATCAGGGGGAGCCAACTCTCAACCCGATCGGGCGTCGCAGTGGGAAGCTGCGGCGCCCGATCCTTTTTGGGGACGCTTGAAGTTTGGTTGTGAGGCTTGCCCGTTCGAGTGAGGGCGGCAACACTGGAACGCATCATGGCACGAGTGAGAAAAACCAGCCCCGACGATGCGCCCAGCCGCGCGCGCATCCTTGAGACGGCGGGTCGGCTGTTTGCGCGAAAAGGCTACGCAGCGACAAGCGTCGACGAAGTCGCAGCCGAAGCGCGCACGAGCAAGAGCAGCATCTACTGGCACTTCAAGAGCAAGGAAGACATCCTGCTTGCGGTTCTCACCGAGAACACCTCGAACTGGGCAGCCCACGCGGTCTCGGTCATCGCCGCGCGGGAAACACCGGCGGAGCGCCTCGAGGCAGCTCTCGACGTCCTGGAGGACCAGCTCCAGCAGACCAGGGATTTCCGCCAGCTAGTTCTGGGGATGATGACCGAGCGAGCCGAGGAATCACCCAGAACGCGGGCGGTGCTTCAGGAAATCTATCAAGGGTACCGGGATGCGACGGTCAAGCAGATCGCCGACACGGTGCCTGCGCTTCCGCCGGCCCAGCGTGATGCCATCGCGGCAGTCGTTCTCGCGATCTCCGACGGGCTCTTTCTGCATTGGCAGCTTGATCCCGAAAACTTCGACCTGCACCGCACCATTGAGAGTCTGCGCGCGCTCCTCGTTCCGGTGGCAAAGAGCGTCGAGAAATTCATCAATCCCAAAAAACAGAAATAGTCGGGCGAATCAGCCGCGGGTGAGCCAGTCCTGAATGCGAGGGAAGACTTCCTTCGCAACATTGCGTCCCACGAGCAGGTCGCCGTGACCGTAATCGGCGCTGAAGCCTTCGGCTTTTGCGCAGTTGATCTGCGACTTCTCGGTGCTTCCCAGCGCCTCAAAGGTGTCGCGCACCAGAGTGGGCGGAACCAGCAGGTCCTTCTGGCCCGAAATCAGCATCACCGGGTGGGAAAAGCGCTCCATCACATTCTTTGCCGCTTCGGGCGAGCCGATGTTGGTGAAGTGGAGAAAGCTCTTGAACTTCTTTGAGCTCACCGGTGTGAGCCCGTGCCAGAGCATGGTGCGCAGCACTTCGGGGTCGGTGTTGTCGGGATTGAGTGCGATCCCGATGGCCTGCTTTGGCGCGCGTTCTCCCAGCAGGCTGAGTGCCCGGGTTGCCAGGTGCACGGGGATGATCGGCATCGTTTCCATGAACGGCGCGACGAGCTGGAGCAGGTCCACGCGCTTCTCATCTTTTGGAAGCGCCTGCTGGTTCGGACGGCTGAACATGCCTGGTGAGCCCACGGTGACCACCCGGCGCACGCGCTGGTCTTCGGTCTCTCCCAGGTAGGTGTAGGCGAGCAGGCCGCCCATGGAGTGGCCGATGTAGTCGGTCTGATTCGCGCCGGATTTTTCCAGCACCGCGCCGATGGCGGCCGGAATGTCGTGGCGAACGAAGTCGTGATAGGTCCAGCCCTGTTGCAGCAGCGCGCGCGAGCGGCGAAGCGCCCGGCGGGGCAGGGACTCGCCGCGCCCTCGAAGATCGAGCGCGAAGACGTGCCACCCGCGCTCGGCCAGCCACGGGGCCAGGCCCACGCCGGGTGTCATGTCGTAAATGTTGAAACGTGAGAAGGCCCCGTGCACTGCCAGCAGCGGGGCCTTTGGGGCGGCGCCCGGTTGCGGGGCGCCTTTGGGCTTGTACTCGTAGAGTGCAATCGGCCAGCCATCGCTCGTCGCGACCCGGTGAACGGCGTCGTAGTGCGGGCGATGGCTGACCGGCATGTGCGTTATTTGGAGATCCAGGTGCTGAAGGCCTGAAGTTGCTCGCCGCCGATGCGCTCGATCTCCTTCTTCATCAAGCCCGGCGCCGGAAGCGTCAGCGCGCCCTTGAAGGTCTCTTCGCTGCGGATGCGGGTGCGTC
Coding sequences within:
- a CDS encoding P-II family nitrogen regulator, whose translation is MKKIDAIIKPFKIDEVKKALSDLGVVGMTVSEVKGFGRQKGHTELYRGAEYVVEFLPKLRVEVVVPDEKANQVIEALSSVAKTGSVGDGKIFVSDVSDVVRIRTGEHGEAAL
- a CDS encoding ammonium transporter; translated protein: MRGKIFKVLPLAALALFVMAGISRAEDAPSVAGNAAAIEGLQNHANFLWTLIAAVLVFLMQAGFAMVESGMTRAKNAINIMMKNLMDFSVGSMAFYAVGFGLMFGTTNGFFGTTDFFMSGPGPEGNPDWMWVFFMFQVVFAATAATIVSGAMAERTKFISYIVYSFFISLIIYPIFGSWAWGSLYNGSGWLEGMGFVDFAGSTVVHSVGGWAALAGAIVLGPRLGKYGKNGEIHPIPGHNMPLATLGVFLLWFGWFGFNAGSTTTADTSIALIAVNTSMAAAAGSIAAMIVAWVKTGKAEISMTLNGALAGLVGITAGCANVAPGGAIVIGLIAGVLVYFAVVTIDKLKIDDPVGAVSVHGVCGAWGTLAAGLPFFDTTGDASVMTQLIGIGAAFAWTFTTAFILFKVIDMTIGLRVTAEEEIEGLDFLEHGGHAYPGIAEGSSGYGSIGASGSMAASSASAPVGVPESAS
- a CDS encoding TetR/AcrR family transcriptional regulator, with amino-acid sequence MARVRKTSPDDAPSRARILETAGRLFARKGYAATSVDEVAAEARTSKSSIYWHFKSKEDILLAVLTENTSNWAAHAVSVIAARETPAERLEAALDVLEDQLQQTRDFRQLVLGMMTERAEESPRTRAVLQEIYQGYRDATVKQIADTVPALPPAQRDAIAAVVLAISDGLFLHWQLDPENFDLHRTIESLRALLVPVAKSVEKFINPKKQK
- a CDS encoding alpha/beta fold hydrolase, which produces MPVSHRPHYDAVHRVATSDGWPIALYEYKPKGAPQPGAAPKAPLLAVHGAFSRFNIYDMTPGVGLAPWLAERGWHVFALDLRGRGESLPRRALRRSRALLQQGWTYHDFVRHDIPAAIGAVLEKSGANQTDYIGHSMGGLLAYTYLGETEDQRVRRVVTVGSPGMFSRPNQQALPKDEKRVDLLQLVAPFMETMPIIPVHLATRALSLLGERAPKQAIGIALNPDNTDPEVLRTMLWHGLTPVSSKKFKSFLHFTNIGSPEAAKNVMERFSHPVMLISGQKDLLVPPTLVRDTFEALGSTEKSQINCAKAEGFSADYGHGDLLVGRNVAKEVFPRIQDWLTRG